Proteins encoded in a region of the Geobacillus genomosp. 3 genome:
- the spoVAE gene encoding stage V sporulation protein AE, with product MLAMFFWAFVIGGLICVIGQILMDVFKLTPAHTLTILVVAGAILDGFGLYEPLIDFAGAGATIPITSFGNSLVHGAMQEAEKHGIVGVLTGMFEVTSAGISAAIVFGFIGALLFRPKG from the coding sequence GTGTTGGCCATGTTTTTTTGGGCGTTTGTCATCGGCGGGTTGATTTGTGTTATTGGACAAATTTTAATGGATGTCTTTAAGTTGACTCCCGCCCATACATTAACGATTCTTGTTGTCGCTGGGGCGATTTTGGACGGGTTCGGGTTATACGAGCCGCTGATTGATTTTGCCGGAGCCGGGGCGACGATTCCGATCACAAGTTTTGGAAATTCTCTCGTCCACGGTGCGATGCAAGAAGCGGAAAAACACGGCATTGTCGGCGTGTTGACCGGCATGTTTGAAGTCACAAGCGCCGGCATTTCCGCCGCCATCGTCTTCGGGTTTATCGGGGCGCTTTTGTTCCGCCCGAAAGGATAG
- a CDS encoding DUF1657 domain-containing protein, with product MTVASQVKQTLASLKGIHAGLQQLALTSQDETAQRTFHEAMLTTEEIIAELKDRVGRLEFEEPQYHGK from the coding sequence ATGACCGTTGCTTCACAAGTAAAACAAACGTTAGCGAGCTTAAAGGGGATTCACGCCGGGTTGCAGCAGTTGGCGCTTACATCCCAGGACGAAACAGCGCAGCGGACGTTTCATGAGGCGATGCTCACAACCGAGGAGATCATCGCTGAACTGAAAGATCGCGTTGGCCGGCTCGAGTTTGAGGAGCCGCAATATCATGGAAAGTAA
- a CDS encoding DUF421 domain-containing protein produces MPVWLEAAIRSICILIGLFIITRILGKKPLAKLSFFEYIVGITVGDIAGTMSVDLGISLQEGITSILIWSLIPVLAARISLRNKKFRDFVEGNSTILIKNGKILEENLKREKYTVDELLEQLRKKDVFRVADVEFALLEPNGDLNVLLKREKQPLTVGDVFPNPPREKEPQTVIMDGMILDEPLATMGLGRGWLQEQLDKQGVAVENVFLAQVDSYGQLTIDLYDDKIQVAEPQEKKLLLAAMKKVQADFELYALQTDSQEAKAVYEKNAAKMTELIQKVEPLLRN; encoded by the coding sequence ATGCCTGTATGGTTAGAAGCCGCCATTCGTTCCATTTGTATTTTGATCGGACTGTTTATCATTACTCGCATCCTTGGCAAAAAGCCATTGGCCAAGCTGTCATTTTTCGAATATATTGTCGGCATTACGGTCGGTGACATCGCCGGAACAATGTCCGTCGATTTAGGGATTTCGCTTCAGGAAGGGATCACGAGCATTTTAATTTGGTCGCTCATTCCGGTGTTGGCCGCCCGCATTTCGTTGCGCAATAAAAAGTTCCGCGATTTTGTCGAAGGGAATTCCACCATTTTGATTAAAAACGGCAAAATTTTAGAGGAAAACTTAAAGAGGGAAAAATACACGGTCGACGAGCTGCTTGAACAGCTGCGCAAAAAAGACGTGTTTCGTGTGGCCGACGTGGAGTTTGCCTTGTTGGAACCAAACGGCGATCTCAACGTCTTGCTGAAGCGGGAAAAACAGCCGCTCACGGTCGGCGATGTATTTCCGAACCCGCCGCGGGAAAAAGAGCCGCAAACCGTCATTATGGACGGCATGATTTTGGATGAGCCGCTTGCGACGATGGGGCTCGGCCGCGGCTGGCTGCAAGAACAGCTTGACAAACAAGGGGTGGCGGTCGAAAACGTCTTCCTCGCCCAAGTCGATTCCTATGGCCAGCTGACGATTGATTTGTACGATGACAAAATTCAAGTGGCGGAGCCGCAAGAGAAAAAGTTGTTGTTGGCGGCAATGAAAAAAGTGCAAGCCGACTTCGAATTGTATGCACTGCAAACCGATTCGCAAGAGGCGAAAGCGGTCTATGAAAAAAATGCAGCGAAAATGACGGAGCTCATCCAAAAGGTCGAGCCGTTATTGCGAAATTAA
- a CDS encoding thioredoxin family protein produces MQNIETNDQFTAAISGSKPAVVKFYTTWCPDCVRLNMFIDDIIRDYGQYDWFEIDRDHFPELGEKYQVLGIPSLLVFQNGEKIAHLHSANAKTPEEVRAFLQSLPS; encoded by the coding sequence ATGCAAAACATCGAAACGAACGATCAGTTCACGGCGGCCATTTCTGGCAGCAAACCGGCTGTCGTCAAATTTTACACAACTTGGTGTCCTGACTGTGTACGCTTGAATATGTTCATCGATGACATCATCCGCGATTACGGGCAATACGACTGGTTTGAGATCGACCGTGATCACTTTCCGGAACTTGGCGAGAAATACCAAGTGCTCGGCATCCCAAGCCTTCTTGTGTTCCAAAACGGAGAAAAAATCGCCCATCTGCATAGCGCCAACGCGAAAACGCCGGAAGAAGTGCGCGCCTTTTTGCAGTCGCTGCCTTCTTAG
- a CDS encoding YjcZ family sporulation protein, with amino-acid sequence MGFCGYGFPYYGYGYGGFGYGGGFVLIVVLFILLIIVGAAFVG; translated from the coding sequence ATGGGCTTCTGCGGCTACGGATTTCCGTACTATGGCTACGGCTATGGCGGCTTTGGCTATGGCGGTGGCTTTGTGCTGATTGTTGTTTTGTTCATCTTGTTAATTATTGTCGGCGCGGCATTTGTCGGCTAA
- a CDS encoding stage VI sporulation protein F: protein MDQQFFKNIEKKTGVNMKDIFELANSLQNANFNDEKTVRQVVKRVAQIANRKVPKELEDQIVKTIVHSGKQIDFNTIANMLNNKK from the coding sequence ATGGATCAGCAATTTTTTAAAAACATTGAGAAAAAAACAGGCGTGAACATGAAAGACATTTTCGAGCTTGCCAACTCGCTGCAAAACGCCAATTTCAACGATGAAAAAACGGTGCGCCAAGTGGTGAAGCGGGTGGCGCAAATCGCCAACCGAAAAGTGCCGAAAGAACTCGAAGACCAGATCGTCAAAACGATCGTCCATAGCGGCAAACAAATTGATTTTAATACGATCGCCAATATGCTGAACAATAAAAAATAA
- a CDS encoding GNAT family N-acetyltransferase, producing the protein MNIAIGTTKDRPLYEDALHVRRLVFIEEQNVPEEEEIDAFEQESSHLVLYDGEKPVAAGRLRLIGESIGKAERICVLPSYRGRGAGRMVMEALERLAKTKGAKKVKLNAQTHAEPFYEKLGYETVSGVFMDAGIPHVTMVKSLE; encoded by the coding sequence ATGAACATCGCCATTGGAACAACAAAAGATCGCCCCTTGTATGAGGACGCTTTGCATGTCCGCCGGCTCGTATTTATTGAGGAGCAAAATGTGCCGGAAGAGGAAGAAATTGATGCATTTGAACAAGAATCATCCCATCTCGTCTTGTATGATGGCGAAAAACCAGTTGCGGCCGGACGGCTTCGCTTGATCGGCGAAAGCATCGGCAAAGCGGAGCGCATCTGCGTTTTGCCGTCTTACCGCGGCCGCGGCGCCGGCCGGATGGTGATGGAAGCGTTGGAGCGGCTCGCGAAAACAAAAGGGGCAAAAAAAGTGAAACTGAACGCCCAAACACACGCCGAACCGTTTTATGAAAAGCTCGGCTACGAGACGGTATCCGGGGTGTTTATGGATGCCGGCATTCCACACGTCACGATGGTGAAATCGCTCGAATAA
- a CDS encoding YjcG family protein — protein MKYGIVLFPSKRIQDFANSYRKRYDSHYALIPPHITLKYPFEADEGQLKEMTKELRRIAAETEPIPVKVTKFSSFYPTSNIIYLKVEPNDVLERLHQHLHSGLFAGKPEFVFVPHITIGRDLPGAEYADVYSQLKLQNVHFEETIDRFHLLYQLENGSWTVYETFVVGGKETV, from the coding sequence ATGAAATACGGCATTGTATTATTTCCGTCAAAACGCATTCAAGACTTTGCCAACTCGTACCGGAAACGGTATGACAGCCATTACGCCCTCATTCCGCCGCACATTACGCTGAAATATCCGTTTGAGGCGGATGAGGGGCAACTGAAAGAGATGACGAAAGAGCTGCGCCGCATCGCGGCGGAAACGGAGCCGATTCCGGTTAAAGTGACGAAATTCAGCTCGTTTTACCCGACAAGCAACATCATTTATTTGAAAGTCGAGCCAAACGATGTGCTTGAGCGCCTCCATCAGCATCTGCACAGCGGCTTGTTTGCCGGAAAGCCGGAGTTTGTGTTCGTGCCGCACATTACAATCGGCCGCGATTTGCCGGGTGCGGAATATGCCGATGTTTACAGCCAGCTGAAGCTGCAAAACGTCCATTTTGAAGAGACGATCGACCGGTTCCACCTTCTTTACCAGCTTGAGAACGGGTCATGGACCGTCTATGAAACGTTTGTCGTCGGAGGAAAGGAAACGGTATAA
- a CDS encoding alpha/beta hydrolase gives MAAAAGTMRDYALYSGELQEKIELLVYLPSNFSPLHKYSLLIAQDGKDYFMYGKIKTVIETLMDEGTIDRTVVVGIPYRNVNDRYEKYHPAGQKHEAYIRFLAHELVPFLDHELPTYQIGKGRALIGDSLGGTVSLLAGLLYPHTFGNIAMQSPYIDDSVLARIRAFRDPSLLSIYHSIGAEETAVKSTDGRVRDFITPNRMARDLFMEKRYAYTYHEFAGGHAWTYWQPDVPRAVSALLSL, from the coding sequence ATGGCAGCCGCAGCAGGAACGATGCGTGATTATGCGCTTTACAGCGGGGAGCTTCAGGAGAAAATTGAACTGCTCGTGTATTTGCCAAGCAATTTTTCTCCGCTTCACAAATATTCTTTACTAATCGCTCAAGACGGCAAAGATTATTTTATGTACGGAAAAATCAAAACCGTCATCGAGACGCTCATGGACGAAGGAACGATCGATCGGACGGTTGTCGTCGGTATCCCGTATCGGAATGTGAACGACCGCTACGAGAAATACCACCCGGCAGGGCAAAAGCACGAGGCGTACATTCGTTTTTTAGCCCATGAACTCGTTCCGTTTTTGGATCACGAGCTGCCGACCTACCAAATCGGCAAAGGCCGGGCGCTGATCGGCGATTCGCTCGGCGGAACGGTCTCGTTGTTAGCCGGGCTGTTGTATCCGCATACATTTGGAAACATCGCCATGCAGTCCCCTTACATCGATGACTCGGTGTTGGCGCGTATCCGCGCGTTCCGCGATCCGTCGCTTCTTTCGATTTATCATTCCATCGGCGCGGAAGAAACAGCCGTGAAATCAACGGACGGCCGTGTACGCGACTTTATTACACCAAATCGTATGGCACGGGACTTATTTATGGAAAAACGGTACGCCTACACGTACCATGAGTTTGCCGGCGGCCATGCGTGGACGTATTGGCAGCCTGACGTGCCGAGGGCCGTATCCGCTCTTTTGTCGCTGTAA
- a CDS encoding methionine biosynthesis PLP-dependent protein, with product MEKLETLLAQIGNRSETVTGTVNPPVYFSTAYRHAGIGESTGFDYIRTGNPTRKIVEEAIAKLEGGDQGYAFSSGMAAIQTVLALFESGDEFLVSADLYGGTYRLFERGWRKYGLRFHYVDFTDPSAVEKTITEKTKAIFLETPTNPLMQEADILAVAELAKRHGLLLIVDNTFYTPVLQRPIEEGADIVIHSATKYLGGHNDVLAGLVVAKGEELCQRLAEYHNAIGAVLSPFDSWLLIRGMKTLALRMRQHEENAKRISAFLREHEDVIDVLYPGRGGMLSFRIADEKWVNGFLKSLRLITFAESLGGVESFITYPATQTHADIPEDIRIQNGVCNRLLRFSVGIEHADDLIADLAQAFKNMKEV from the coding sequence ATGGAGAAACTGGAAACATTGTTGGCGCAAATTGGCAACCGAAGTGAAACGGTGACCGGGACGGTCAACCCGCCCGTCTATTTTTCGACCGCCTATCGCCATGCCGGAATCGGGGAGTCGACCGGGTTTGACTACATCCGTACCGGCAATCCGACGCGCAAAATCGTCGAAGAGGCGATCGCCAAGCTAGAAGGCGGTGACCAAGGCTATGCCTTTAGTTCCGGCATGGCGGCCATCCAGACGGTGCTCGCCTTGTTTGAGAGCGGAGACGAGTTTCTCGTATCGGCCGACCTTTACGGCGGCACGTACCGCCTGTTTGAGCGCGGCTGGCGCAAATACGGTCTTCGGTTTCATTACGTTGACTTCACTGATCCTAGTGCGGTGGAAAAAACGATAACGGAAAAAACGAAAGCCATTTTCTTGGAAACGCCAACCAACCCGCTCATGCAGGAAGCGGACATCCTTGCCGTGGCCGAACTCGCCAAGCGGCACGGGCTGTTGTTGATCGTCGATAACACGTTTTACACCCCGGTGCTCCAGCGTCCGATTGAAGAAGGAGCCGATATCGTCATCCATAGCGCGACGAAATACTTAGGCGGCCATAACGACGTGTTGGCCGGGCTTGTTGTCGCCAAGGGCGAGGAGCTTTGTCAACGGTTGGCCGAGTACCATAACGCCATCGGCGCGGTGTTGTCGCCGTTTGATTCGTGGCTGCTCATCCGCGGGATGAAAACGTTGGCGCTAAGGATGCGCCAGCATGAAGAAAACGCCAAGCGCATCAGCGCGTTTTTGCGCGAACATGAAGATGTCATAGACGTCCTATATCCGGGAAGAGGCGGGATGTTGTCATTCCGGATTGCCGATGAGAAGTGGGTGAACGGATTTTTAAAAAGCTTGCGTCTCATTACGTTCGCCGAAAGCTTAGGCGGAGTCGAAAGCTTCATCACGTACCCGGCGACGCAGACACACGCCGACATTCCGGAAGACATCCGCATTCAAAACGGCGTCTGCAACCGATTGCTCCGCTTTTCGGTCGGCATCGAACATGCCGATGATTTAATCGCCGACCTGGCGCAAGCATTCAAAAACATGAAAGAGGTGTGA
- the metC gene encoding cystathionine beta-lyase translates to MEREWSFSTKLLHNEWKVDRETGAVSVPIQHASTFHQFDFDAFGKYDYSRSGNPTREALEEAIAALEGGVRGFAFASGMAAISTAFLLLSKGDHVVVTEDVYGGTYRMVTEVLNRFGIEHTFVDMTDLHAVAENIRPNTKVIYMETPSNPLLKVTDIQGVVKLAKAHGCLTFLDNTFMTPALQRPLDLGVDVVLHSATKFLAGHSDVVAGLAAVKDEELGKQLYKLQNAFGAILGVQDAWLVLRGIKTLHVRLKQSSESALAIAEYLARHPKVEEVYYPGLSHHPGHAVQRQQAAGFGAVLSFRLADEDAARTFVRNVRLPVFAVSLGAVESILSYPAKMSHAAMPKDERLRRGITDGLLRLSVGLEDVNDLIADFEQALSYVNERPSAIPAR, encoded by the coding sequence ATGGAACGGGAATGGTCGTTTTCAACGAAACTGCTCCATAACGAATGGAAAGTCGACCGCGAAACGGGAGCGGTGAGTGTGCCGATCCAGCACGCCTCCACGTTCCATCAGTTTGATTTCGACGCGTTCGGCAAATACGACTACAGCCGCTCCGGCAACCCGACGCGCGAGGCGCTTGAGGAAGCGATCGCCGCCTTAGAAGGCGGCGTGCGCGGATTCGCCTTCGCCTCCGGCATGGCGGCCATCTCGACCGCGTTTTTGCTTTTGTCCAAAGGCGACCATGTGGTTGTGACCGAAGACGTCTACGGCGGCACGTATCGGATGGTCACGGAAGTGTTGAACCGGTTTGGCATCGAGCATACGTTTGTCGATATGACCGATTTGCATGCCGTGGCCGAAAACATCCGGCCGAACACGAAAGTCATTTATATGGAAACGCCGTCCAATCCGTTGTTAAAAGTGACCGACATTCAAGGCGTCGTCAAGCTGGCGAAGGCGCACGGCTGTTTGACGTTTCTCGACAACACGTTTATGACGCCGGCGCTGCAACGGCCGCTTGACCTTGGCGTCGACGTCGTCCTCCATAGCGCGACGAAGTTTTTAGCCGGCCATAGCGATGTCGTCGCCGGGCTGGCGGCTGTGAAGGATGAGGAATTAGGAAAACAGCTCTACAAGCTGCAAAACGCCTTTGGCGCCATCCTCGGCGTCCAAGACGCCTGGCTCGTGCTGCGCGGCATCAAAACGCTCCACGTCCGGCTGAAGCAGTCATCCGAATCCGCCCTAGCCATCGCCGAGTATTTGGCGCGCCACCCGAAAGTGGAAGAGGTGTACTATCCGGGGCTTTCGCACCACCCGGGCCATGCGGTTCAGCGCCAGCAGGCGGCCGGGTTTGGCGCCGTCTTGTCGTTCCGACTCGCCGATGAAGACGCAGCCCGGACGTTCGTCCGAAACGTCCGCCTGCCCGTGTTTGCTGTCAGCCTCGGAGCCGTCGAGTCGATTTTGTCATATCCGGCGAAAATGTCGCATGCGGCCATGCCGAAAGACGAACGGCTCCGCCGCGGCATTACCGACGGCTTGCTGAGGCTGAGCGTCGGGCTGGAAGATGTGAACGATTTGATCGCCGATTTCGAGCAGGCGCTGTCATATGTCAACGAACGGCCATCGGCCATCCCTGCGCGGTAA